The following nucleotide sequence is from Solanum dulcamara chromosome 7, daSolDulc1.2, whole genome shotgun sequence.
aataaagaaggcttgataaaatattgttaataaagtagaaagtgataataaagaataataatttaataatatttggatcgaatgtcatattccgacacgatatatttgaattagatttcatgttttgacacgatatatttgaaTCGTGTGTCACAAGCCGACACGATaaatttggatcgggtatcacattctgacacgatattattggatcggatgtcacgagccgacacgatattattgaatcgggtgtcacatttcgacacgatattattggatcgtATGTCACGTTACAACACactaatattaaaggaaaaatattaaaatgacttaatagtactcaatctcaaataactcaatcCTAAAAGACCGCGATGTGGAGGCAtgagtcctcatgtatactcttgatattgttgattggttacaTAACtatttcattgtgttgtcacttgatcttaaTCTTGTTGTTTGACACATGTTAAATGTTGTAGTTGATTTTCTGTTATTACTTTAGatatattgatttttattttgagtcggTCGATGATACCTAATCTGTACATATTGTCCTGTattgacccctacttgtattttttttattttatcttgtggagtgcagcgagtatatcatcgacttcgactcgaccttaGCTATAGCCAGTGTCCAGCACATCAGGTTTCAGGGTAAGCTATTCattctagctcgtgttggattcttTCAGTCATGACAAGATGTCCTTAGTATTCGGACACgaactatgttatttattttattatagtgtttgatatttctagtcatagtattttagaattagatgtcctcgatgtgatgactttcagattttgggaaacGTTAAGTAGTAGACTCTTGTgtattgttatttcttactttcataAGTTTGAACTTCCGCAATATTGTCGTGTTTTATGAGTTGAATCGCTAATATAAGTTGAGATTTGTATCATTGATTCTCCCACCTAGAAGGTTAAGTGTGTGTGTCACTCATGGTATATTTTGGATAGTGACAGTATAAAACATGGATAAGAGACCAAACCTGATAactatttaaataattaaatgactAAAATCGGTAAGTGTTTAATTAGAGGACTAAAATCGATAAATGTATAATCAAGAAATCAAACCcgataaatttttgaataattaaaaattttaattcaataattatatagttaaaaaattattttaaatctaCTTTTATAGGGAAGGGACTATTTATGACATTTTCTCGAGTAAGTATTAACCTATAGTAATAAATGAAGTCGTGGCTAATTACATTAACTTGGGCTTCTTCGCCGGGTGTAGAAGAAATGTTTAGGGCAGCATGGTAATTTTGAGAATAAACGGAATCAAGAAAAGATGAGTACCGAAAACAGAATAAGCCAAATTTCAGCACTAGAGTTTGGGAAGAGGAAAGAGCAAGAAGACCCACACAGAAGAGTCTCCGTTGCCTCTCTCAGAGTCCTTATGCCTTACTATATCTACTAggtatcttttctttttccgcCCTTGTCTCttcaattaatcagataatctTTGATTTTTCGATTTgtgattcctttttttttttgtggacaAAAAGACTGAATTTTTCCCGCTTCTTGATACTGTTGTTTGTTGTTCAGAATTGTTAAGACTAATTAAAGCTTTCTGGGTTTTGATCAGTGGATTGAAATAATGTTTTGACTCACTCAGAGATGATGGGTTTAGGGTCTTTGGGTAATGGTGGTTCCTCATCATCCTTCTCCAATTTATCACCTTTAGCTCCACCTTTTACTGTTGATCGGTCCAATTCCAAATCCGGTTCAACCCAATTGTTGAATTTCAGTGATTCCTCCTATACTGGTACAGTACCATTTGGACAGTCTTGGCAATATGCTGCTGCTGACCCTTCACCGCCTGGATACAATTTTTTCTCTTCAGTTACTGATTCTGTGCCCACAACTTGCAATATGCCTGAGTTTTCCCCTTCTGATTCTGTTAAACCCAGCAGTAACTTTTGGTCAACTTCAAACCCCACTGTTAATGCTTCAACTGACACGTATTCCTTTGGTCATGAGGGATATTATGCCCCTTATCTGCCTTCCATAGTGAGCAATGAACACCCCTCCTCCGCCTTCAATGAACCTTCACTTGATGTTTTGCCTAATTCTGGTAATATCCATGTTGAACACCCCTCGTCGCAAGTTGATTATACCCAGAGCTTGTCTGGTTTGGAATACTCGCATTGGAGTTTTTTTAGTAAAGTGGCTGATGGGATGCAAGATGAGAGGAAGGGAGTTGATGGAAGTTTTTCCTTGGGGAAGGTTAATGCTTCGTTTGGTTACAGGAATTGCATGTCTCAAGGTAATTTCCTTTTGCTCTTATCTGTATTGTTCCAAATTGCAATGTATTCCTTATATCTCGCATTTTTTATCTTTAGAATTTCCGTATTTTCATTGTTCATATATGTTCCATACCATGGTTTGTTTTGAGTATATTACCAAATTGTACGGGTCTTTAATTTGTCTGTTTCAATTTGCTTTCTGAGTGTatctaacttttattttatctgCATTTAGGATGTCAAATTTGACTTGTATGGGTTTAATCATTCATTGTCTTATGCTTGTTGTTGGTAATTATCTTTTTAATTGCTTTCACTACCATAGTACTGATGTAGTCCTTTttcccaaaaaagaaagaaatctaTTTCATTGATGAGTATTATACTATTCCTGACCTAAAATTTTTCCTCGATTATCAAATCCATTTCAACTTCTTATGTCAATGACAAATTATTCATATCATGGAGTTTAAGTCTTTTACTTCTACGTGTCTGATTCATGCAATTTTATCTCTATGTGCGGTGAGGGTTGCTATATACTTGTAACTAGTTCAAAGTTGAAGCTTAAAAGAAGTATCTGTCGTTTGTATAATTGTCTAAACTTGTTGCAATAATGCAGTCAGATAGAGGCTTTTAATGTCTGTCATTTTGTAGGTAATTCACTTGAAGGTGTGAACATAGCTGGAGAAGATTCTGGTGCTGGAAATTTTACTGATGGTGTATATACTGGGACTTCAAGTATGGGACATATGGATGCCAAGTCATATCTCGCTCAAGAACCAGGCTACCCATCTCTTAACTCAGAAACAACTATGGGTTCAATTCTCCCTCTGTCATGCCAAGTGGGACTTTCTTTAGGGTCTTCTCATAATTACCTGAACTATGAAAACCCTTTTACTCCACATGAGAAATTCTTCCAACCCCTTGATTCTCGTCCCCGTGATACTACATCCACATCAAAATCTTCTCCTGTAGTGGTTATCAGACCAGCACCTTCTGGAAGCGGTTTCTTCGCACCGAAGACAGACTCGCACAAAAATGTGGATATTTGCAAAACTGGGGCTACAAACAGTGAGAAATCAGATGTCTGTGACCTGTTAAAGGGTGAAGAAACTCGGCTACCAATAGATTCTCTGGTCAAAGAGTTTTCCTTGGGCTCAAGCACACTGCCGGACTTTGACAAGATCAAGGACATTTTTTTTGCATCATCATCAATTAACAATCAGTGCTCGACCCGTCCTTGTAGCAGCAATAGCATAGAGATTGCAGTTAAAGAAAGATCTGGATCTCAAGCTCCTTGCGCTAGTGCACCACCTGTGACTTTTGCTGAGAAATGTTCAGATGCTCTAGATCTTCATAACCCAAATGTAGATTCACCCTGCTGGAAAGGTGCTCCTGCTTTTCGTATTTCTCTCTGCGACTCTATTGAAGCTCCAAGCTCATGCCACTTCAAAAGCAAACTAGAATGTTCTGATTTTGGTCAAAGCAATCCTTTATTTCCCCCAGCGGAACATTCAGGGAAAACTTCCTCAAAGAAACTTGGTGAAGAAAATCTGCATAACCATGTATATGCTGGAAATAGTCTGTCTGTTCCTTCAGTAGGCACTGGAAGTAATAACTACATCACAGAAGACCACAGGACCAATGATGTCATAAAAGAAACATTGGTGCCTATGGATCTGTCCAGCAGTGGTGGGATACTTAAATTTTCTGAAGATCTGAACAGGCCTGCCAAAGGATATAATCTACCTCAGTACTCTGAAAATGATTGTCAACTACAATATTCCTGGGGCAAGCACCTTAGTGTTGATGACCACAAATATGGACCCGCAAAGCATAATTTACCGGAGGGTTTTATGCATTCTGGTTTGAACCTCAATGACACATTAGAGGGTGGAGTAGTTGCACTAGATGCTGCAGAAAATGTTTTACGTTCACCAGCTTCTCAAGAAGATGCCAAGCAGGCCCAACCATATCAAATGGGATCAAGTCCAAAGCTGGATGTTCAAACACTTGTGCATGCAATTCATAACCTTTCGGAACTACTTAAATCTCAATGTTTGAGTAATGCATGTCTACTGGAGGATCAAGACTATGACACCCTTAAGAATGCAATTACCAATCTGGGTGAATGTACTGCTAAGAAGATTGAAACAAAAGATACAATGTTTCCCCAGCATGACACTTTTGAAAACTTCAGAGAATCTCGCCGCTTTTATATGGTAAGTCTTTGGGAGAGAACAAACTAGCTAATTTTGTTTTTAGGTATGGCCATTGTGTTCAAATTGTGGAAGCAGTTGCAGTATTGCCATTACTGGTGTGGAATTAAATCCCTCCTTCCAGACCTTAATACTTGTGCGGTCGTGGACTACCTCTTCTCTGCATTGTGGACTATTGGATCCCAATGATCTAATGGTTCCAGATATAATGGACAGAAGAGGAGCTTGCATATGCATTTTTCTTTTATGTGACAatttttcaatattaacaaCTTTGACATGATTTCACCTATTTTGTTTGTTAATCAACCTACTTTATCATACAACTGTGCATCAAATTGGTATGCTTCCCTTGCTTGCTTTACTTTCTAAGTCTAATAGAGAAGGATAAACCTAAAGATGGCTTGTGTATCAGTGTTATTGTTGCTGTTAGTTCAATTGTCATCTTTGCCATCTCATGTATATATTTTAGAATGGATGTCTTATATCCATGAAGTGTTGTTGTTTAAATAAGAAAACCTCAATCATTAAGGTACCCTTTTGGCCATTCACTGGGTCAGTCCTGTTTTTGTCTGACCTTTGAATACTTTTAAAATGCATTTCTGTTTCGTATGCAGGAATATGAAACTAAGTTTTAGTATGTCATTTTTCTTATCGAATTAATTGGATTTGTGTGTCAGCTTTAGACTTTTGATTTTGTGTACCTTTGGCCTTTGACTGGGTTAGTCCTGATTATCTTGTTGAATTTTGGGTATTTTCATTATCTGCCCTTCTGTTTTATGCGCGACCGAATGGATCTAAGTTTTAAGTTCTCTGTTTGTACATCGACCTGATAAGCCATGTTTGTTAGCGTAATTTTGTAGATAACTATAATTTTCTCCTCCAGGGCACTGAGACAGGACACTCCCAGTTTATGGAAAAAGTTACTTGGGATTCTTGTGGCCTTGGTAATCAGCCCACGCCTGAAGATAAGAGCAAGAACAATGGTAAGAAAGCTGAGAATTCACCCCTTCTAACTCCTGCAGATGACTTAGGGGATTCAAATGAAGAACAAGTGGTCCAGGTATGCTCTATGTGTAAGTTGTGAAATTATCATTTAAATTTTAGTCTtgtaaattcaagttttgaaaatGTGACTTCGAAGGAGTTCCAACCATATAGAGTTCTATGTTAGTGGCCTACTAATATGGCAGGCATGCAGGCTATAAAGAAAGTCCTCAATGAGAACTTTCTCTCTGATGAAGGTATGCAGCCCCAAGCCCTTCTTTTCAAGAATTTATGGCTTGAAGCTGAAGCACAGTTATGTTCCCTAAGCTATAAATCTCGTTTTGACCGTATGAAGATCGAAATGGAGAAGCATAAACTCAGCCAAGGAAAAGGTAAAAGCTGTTGGTTTTTTTATTATCTGTGCTGTGACTCTGTTACAGTTGTGGTCTTTATTCTGATTCAGACGTTTCAGTAGATGTGTTTGTTGCCAATAAGATTTTGTGCTTCAAATTTTCTCCAGTCTTAAACCTGAATTCCTCAGTGGCACCTGAAGCTGAAAATGACTCAGCATCAAAGATTACCACCCAGAGTCCCTCTACTTCAAGCAAAAGTGTCCACGTTGACGATTCTGTAATGGAGAGATTCAATATCTTAAATAGAAGGGAAGAGAAGTTGAGTTCATCGTTCATGAAAGAGGAAAATGATTCTGTGAAGGTTGCCAGTGATGCTGAGGATTCTGTTTCGATGAGACTAAATAGCTTAAGGCAACAGGGAAACGACTTCAGTGCATCATTCATGGATGAAAAAAAAGCTTCTGATATGGTCTCCAGTGACACTGAGGATTCTGTTATGGAAAGATTCAACATCTTGAAACGACGGGAAGACAACTTGAAATCATCTTTCATGAAAGAGAAAAAGGATCAGGATGTGGTTGCTAATGATGCTGAGGATTCTGTTAAGGTGAGACTCAACGTCTTAAGACAGCGGGGAGACAACTTGAATTCATCTTTCATGGAGGAGACAAAGGATCCAGATATGGTCTCTAATGATGCTGAGGATTCTGTTATGGCGAGATTCAATGTATTAACACTCCGTGGAGACAAGCTGAATTCACCGTTTATGGAGGTGAAAAACGATCTGGACATGGTTGCTGCTGGTTCTGCAGATATGGAGAATTTTGGATTGATCAAAGGAGAAGTGTCAGAAGATCAGAGAGCAAATGTGGTCATAGAACCTTACTTTTATCATCACAGTATTAATGCCAGTGAAGGATATGACTCTATTGGGTCTTACGCCAATGGTTCTGGATATGATTCCATGAAACAGTTTCTTCTCTCTGTCGCGGATGATCCAGTTGTCCATTCAAATAGGAAGGCCA
It contains:
- the LOC129893786 gene encoding uncharacterized protein LOC129893786, which translates into the protein MMGLGSLGNGGSSSSFSNLSPLAPPFTVDRSNSKSGSTQLLNFSDSSYTGTVPFGQSWQYAAADPSPPGYNFFSSVTDSVPTTCNMPEFSPSDSVKPSSNFWSTSNPTVNASTDTYSFGHEGYYAPYLPSIVSNEHPSSAFNEPSLDVLPNSGNIHVEHPSSQVDYTQSLSGLEYSHWSFFSKVADGMQDERKGVDGSFSLGKVNASFGYRNCMSQGNSLEGVNIAGEDSGAGNFTDGVYTGTSSMGHMDAKSYLAQEPGYPSLNSETTMGSILPLSCQVGLSLGSSHNYLNYENPFTPHEKFFQPLDSRPRDTTSTSKSSPVVVIRPAPSGSGFFAPKTDSHKNVDICKTGATNSEKSDVCDLLKGEETRLPIDSLVKEFSLGSSTLPDFDKIKDIFFASSSINNQCSTRPCSSNSIEIAVKERSGSQAPCASAPPVTFAEKCSDALDLHNPNVDSPCWKGAPAFRISLCDSIEAPSSCHFKSKLECSDFGQSNPLFPPAEHSGKTSSKKLGEENLHNHVYAGNSLSVPSVGTGSNNYITEDHRTNDVIKETLVPMDLSSSGGILKFSEDLNRPAKGYNLPQYSENDCQLQYSWGKHLSVDDHKYGPAKHNLPEGFMHSGLNLNDTLEGGVVALDAAENVLRSPASQEDAKQAQPYQMGSSPKLDVQTLVHAIHNLSELLKSQCLSNACLLEDQDYDTLKNAITNLGECTAKKIETKDTMFPQHDTFENFRESRRFYMGTETGHSQFMEKVTWDSCGLGNQPTPEDKSKNNGKKAENSPLLTPADDLGDSNEEQVVQAIKKVLNENFLSDEGMQPQALLFKNLWLEAEAQLCSLSYKSRFDRMKIEMEKHKLSQGKVLNLNSSVAPEAENDSASKITTQSPSTSSKSVHVDDSVMERFNILNRREEKLSSSFMKEENDSVKVASDAEDSVSMRLNSLRQQGNDFSASFMDEKKASDMVSSDTEDSVMERFNILKRREDNLKSSFMKEKKDQDVVANDAEDSVKVRLNVLRQRGDNLNSSFMEETKDPDMVSNDAEDSVMARFNVLTLRGDKLNSPFMEVKNDLDMVAAGSADMENFGLIKGEVSEDQRANVVIEPYFYHHSINASEGYDSIGSYANGSGYDSMKQFLLSVADDPVVHSNRKARLGNHHSSGLYDNSSSDWEHVAKDEYV